One Halichondria panicea chromosome 6, odHalPani1.1, whole genome shotgun sequence genomic window carries:
- the LOC135337050 gene encoding 1-phosphatidylinositol 3-phosphate 5-kinase-like isoform X3, whose amino-acid sequence MSVTQTKSTNQSSAPPSKPTNQKASTVATASRPSTTVNVSKVQSSNPQKTGNNPQAYVLLEGVLQILKNKPPRLLGIAPQKPPSRQPPKSASPNRAPPSTQPQPGVAKWSSNDKVSFKLDSEQLSLTSYTHPHPPPSNHSPSGRGQSMERSGTMDRREVLSRFGNIGKDEEGTDLRKYWMPDKACKDCSDCGVKFSLFIRRHHCRICGRIYCNNCCSLTIPAAELRPNLQGNLRVCKECKNIFREFHSRKPKQDSPLLSSEGQSSDSSNLSPSLSGTMTPVKLQVTSSDPPSPMSMHSSSGERVLKSTSGTLKNTSRPVSMLSPHKSWDEASGRSQEHTDLSPSRHDLYHLTRRSGLAGFDSLTVGQKGESLLNLDEDELEDIATGVWLKLQDPDIGLPRLHHRYRLRNFPDTYSGHELVEWLVVNEHVRSREVAIRVGQALVDTKRLNIVTADPYFREDVNLFLELVEAANSLPDNQEGPLLTDAPKWFQHLRDDEETENQGEMDVTRGFIHVSPTHRRSLAEKGVRVSSIHLEAEKRNSRPTSYTSLGRGELENEDEYLVIDREQSMRAKQDPPYFPTIPSIDQTLSPTRQSFSMIGSEEIVQSLPVDGLSAATEAAKECADEKSKASIPSDKALTHYERVHDDHYHSLMVQQMKSLGLNLKWMEVIKPLIMEATRNVRTDALPDDLMDINQYVKIKKIPRGIRNNCTLVYGVVGTKNVTHKKMLRSIKNPKILLLKCAFEFQRKENQLSSFDTLQLQEEKYLKNLVVKVSTIKPNLILVQSSVSRLALEMLYELGIVVAVNVKPSVMGRVARSTNGEILHSLDQLMFGTASIFGTCGHFYIRTFPLSDGDKKTLMYFDHCPQQLGCVIILQGAPLKELKKVKKVVQFGLHIAHNSILETHFLVDEFAWPKDINKDDPSTPPEDYTSTSSTPEWSLYPSLGYPLKSLSHGELQRKLEALKFVEIDTEDLEVVSELAPTQIEDDSEVVPEQEKQLVVEDETMEKEQLIGTVEIEAPVPSTEQDTPVSVAEMMEDQNQTMDVQTPLIGDEVATDTQADVDNVEVKEEPLIQTVARTPYTGIMTGKILDELAEEEFKLAHRSQLLSISPYVKFKTPYLQTPKGRSADSRRYLPNVIYWSYHFKAKNLFKYAQRLELKLDSTTRLEMGLTKSTVQSTVGMESGRDNQSLGLELVPTQPSYKSVSSHPFTSSIFLIQANSSEMKAALADFRSRAGYKDEANTFLFKTAEKASNYHLYLENVFSKCREFELAAAAIEESPASSETEVSMATSGGPEVKSKRGVSKSKSRKSKDPFKKLMPGKIIKKFVKKVVRKVDAIDDDSQQIITEEEICTDSDIVVDDMEAVSQSILLVSTDENGVTVAADIMDFSSTESDDEDFIKERATPKNGDKNRDSGGSRKWPEKFGTLEDFDRSSRGNAETEDDYHGDLNYEQLDCFDPIKHQGISILFSNTSHDGLKHQDPCVPPCVIPMFYYGRNDISLGEFLHRYCFRSSYHCHACGSDMVQHQRHVIHALSAIHINMQKLVSPLPGNDDGVYTWLACKFCDQCTPYTKMSKDSLLFSFAKFLELKFYSETYGTRYQGDQNSACTHSVHKDYVQYFLHKDKLAAFQPDTVDMLDVLVPPRTIHITTPRRRFHLDFKTEIKQVQRIVEGVFYRIGQKLERYRLEPVAHTVDDHIANSKAERDALRSKVRQLKDLVVLGCPFQSGEEAGKDNMKIDHEMEASIIGNLQDNIADLKRCIADLVDCWNINLEDMDSKVREYRRKMREKDSIQGESSRDSPATATPTSSTHSTPLQSIIPSTEPSRSSQGNTPYGTPPGSTHSDSVDLNTVSASNLLAVGGKDSRPPSPDTGAKAHSRNLSDSGLLQSEAMDKTHKRQFSDSVGLQISKDSAGVLSPIETTPLYSSEGGLSSMDAPTTPSGGPSLSELTEEGEIPIIEGETPSNVGVAEEPGVDVPVKEGEIPNKDGEVPNEKPGVEGDVKHENSAPKEVPTPKPQSQDIAKSAEREEEVQTDSAGGLLARLRGKETQDSKDDPTKFYLLDPYVITTNSPMSSRSSTQAPSHSTSPSYPDPPLTVKASKKQVGSQKRSSLAQTATESHSEGRGGSEKRLKDKERTGVLSRPFQRLPAPFSNTEHHSMHSIITLPMSIYEKEPTSIIAFALSSREYLRKLKLLQERTAVKLSGASAKVTEVKPAPTASPKPKRHTSDSEKGPPPGANAANIKTNLKAVINELKKKGSGISLFSGSASIQTSPEALETIPDLSKKAELTTSLSVKSYDPSIASSRLSDPSTEGVGPNIGLGGADEMDSGKTTSHVSLEFTSPDKSASFFCKVYYAEEFRELRELIFPSGEESFIRSLSRCIKYDAKGGKSRSAFCKVADDRFILKQVKSIEISSFELFAPHYLKHVTKALEDKRPLTLAKILGAYSIGFRNSRTGSSKRLDVLVMENLLYEHSTNKVFDLKGSMRSRFIDPSKESSGDVLLDENYLQSICCNPVYVYPHSKCVLMQAILADTEFLAQNAIMDYSLLTCIDDSTGELVVGIIDYIRTFTLDKRVEMFLKKTAGKTLPTVVYPELYRKRFCEAMDKYFTVVPDKWTGLGADVKY is encoded by the exons ATGAGCGTAACTCAAACCAAATCCACCAACCAGTCAAGTGCCCCACCCTCAAAACCGACCAATCAGAAAGCGTCTACAGTTGCTACCGCCTCTAGGCCTTCAACTACTGTGAACGTCAGcaaagttcaaagttcaaaTCCTCAAAAGACTGGCAATAATCCACAAGCCTACGTCCTGCTCGAGGGGGTACTTCAAATCCTCAAAAACAAGCCCCCCAGACTTTTAGGGATTGCGCCACAAAAACCACCGTCTAGGCAACCCCCGAAATCAGCATCCCCCAACAGAGCACCTCCTTCGACGCAACCACAACCCGGAGTGGCGAAATGGAGTTCAAACGATAAAGTATCTTTTAAATTAGATTCGGAGCAACTGTCTCTGACGTCGTACACCCATCCTCACCCACCCCCCTCTAACCATAGCCCCTCGGGCAGGGGGCAGTCCATGGAGAGGTCTGGCACAATGGACAGGAGGGAAGTGTTGTCACGCTTTGGCAACATCGGGAAGGACGAG gaggGTACAGACCTCCGCAAATACTGGATGCCGGACAAGGCTTGCAAGGATTGCTCAGACTGTGGAGTCAAGTTCAGCCTGTTTATCCGTCGCCATCACTGCAGGATATGTGGCCGTATCTACTGCAATAACTGCTGCTCCCTGACCATACCCGCTGCTGAACTCAGACCCAACCTACAG GGCAATCTCCGTGTGTGCAAAGAGTGTAAAAACATTTTTCGAGAGTTTCATTCACGAAAGCCGAAACAAGATTCGCCTCTCCTAAGTAGtgagggtcaaagttcagaTTCTTCCAACCTCTCGCCCAGTCTCTCTGGTACTATGACCCCTGTCAAGCTTCAGGTGACATCAAGTGATCCACCGTCACCAATGAGCATGCACAGTAGCTCAGGGGAGAGAGTTTTGAAGTCTacaag tggcacATTGAAGAATACGTCTCGTCCAGTCAGTATGCTCAGTCCTCACAAGTCCTGGGACGAGGCTAGTGGGCGGAGTCAGGAGCACACTGATTTATCACCCTCAAGACATGACTTGTATCACCTCACTCGTAGAAGTGGTTTGGCAGGTTTTGACAGTCTCACAGTCGGTCAAAAGGGGGAGAGTCTACTAAACCTGGACGAG GACGAACTAGAGGACATAGCTACTGGAGTGTGGCTCAAACTACAAGACCCGGACATTGGTCTACCTCGTCTCCACCATCGCTATCGGTTACGGAACTTCCCCGACACGTACAGCGGTCATGAGCTCGTGGAATGGCTAGTGGTCAACGAACATGTGAGATCAAG ggaggtGGCCATTCGTGTCGGTCAGGCTCTAGTGGACACCAAACGTCTCAACATCGTCACTGCAGATCCCTACTTCCGAGAAGACGTAAACTTATTCCTAGAGTTGGTGGAGGCAGCTAATTCACTGCCGGATAATCAAGAGGGTCCATTACTAACAGATGCTCCGAAGTGGTTCCAACATCTCAGAGATGATGAAGAGACAGAAAACCA AGGAGAGATGGATGTGACTCGAGGGTTCATCCACGTATCCCCCACACACCGACGATCTCTTGCAGAGAAAGGTGTTCGAGTTTCCTCCATTCATCTCGAGGCGGAGAAGAGAAACTCACGGCCGACTTCGTATACCTCTCTAGGACGCGGAGAATTGGAGAATGAAGACGAATATTTGGTCATCGATCGAGAGCAAAGTATGCGAGCGAAACAAGACCCTCCGTACTTCCCAACTATACCGAGTATCGATCAAACTTTAAGCCCTACTCGACAAAGTTTCTCTATGATTGGAAGCGAAGAAATTGTTCAGTCCCTACCAGTGGATGGTCTCAGTGCTGCCACAGAGGCGGCCAAGGAATGTGCCGACGAGAAATCTAAAGCGTCTATCCCTAGTGACAAAGCTTTAACTCATTACGAGCGTGTACACGATGATCATTACCACTCTCTCATGGTCCAGCAAATGAAGAGCCTTGGCCTCAACTTGAAATGGATGGAAGTGATCAAACCGCTGATAATGGAGGCAACTCGTAACGTTCGTACGGATGCTCTACCAGACGATCTGATGGATATAAACCAATATGTGAAGATCAAGAAAATTCCACGTGGTATAAGAAACAACTGCACTCTAGTGTATGGCGTTGTTGGCACGAAAAATGTCACGCACAAAAAGATGCTCAGATCCATCAAAAACCCAAAGATTCTTCTTTTAAAATGTGCCTTTGAATTCCAACGAAAAGAAAACCAATTGTCGTCGTTCGACACTCTTCAACTTCAAGAAGAGAAATACCTGAAGAACCTGGTTGTCAAAGTGAGTACTATAAAACCAAATCTCATTCTGGTTCAAAGCTCTGTGTCTCGGCTTGCTCTTGAGATGCTGTATGAGCTAGGTATCGTTGTAGCCGTGAATGTCAAACCTTCAGTAATGGGCCGAGTTGCTCGGAGCACAAACGGCGAAATCCTACACTCTCTCGATCAGCTGATGTTTGGAACTGCTTCGATTTTCGGTACATGTGGACATTTTTACATTCGTACTTTTCCATTATCGGATGGCGATAAGAAGACGCTGATGTATTTCGATCATTGCCCTCAGCAACTTGGTTGTGTGATCATCCTACAAGGGGCTCCGTTAAAAGAACTAAAAAAAGTCAAAAAAGTGGTCCAATTCGGGCTCCACATTGCTCATAATTCCATATTGGAAACTCATTTTCTTGTGGACGAATTTGCATGGCCTAAGGATATAAACAAAGACGACCCCTCCACACCCCCTGAGGACTACACCTCCACAAGCTCCACCCCGGAATGGTCGCTATATCCATCCCTCGGCTATCCCCTAAAATCCCTCTCTCACGGAGAGCTGCAAAGGAAACTAGAGGCTTTGAAATTTGTTGAAATTGATACAGAAGACTTGGAAGTTGTTTCGGAACTTGCCCCAACTCAAATTGAAGATGATTCAGAAGTTGTTCCTGAACAGGAAAAACAATTAGTAGTGGAAGATGAAACAATGGAAAAAGAACAACTTATCGGCACGGTTGAGATTGAGGCTCCTGTGCCATCTACTGAACAAGATACCCCAGTGTCTGTTGCTGAAATGATGGAGGATCAAAACCAAACGATGGACGTGCAAACTCCACTGATTGGGGATGAAGTAGCCACAGATACACAAGCTGATGTAGACAATGTTGAGGTTAAAGAAGAGCCCTTGATTCAAACTGTTGCACGCACTCCATATACGGGTATAATGACAGGCAAAATACTCGATGAACTTGCCGAGGAGGAATTCAAACTAGCCCATCGAAGTCAACTCCTTTCCATATCTCCATACGTGAAATTCAAAACTCCGTATTTACAAACCCCCAAGGGAAGATCAGCTGATTCTAGACGATACCTACCAAACGTTATCTACTGGTCATATCACTTCAAAGCCAAGAACTTATTCAAGTATGCCCAACGTTTGGAACTGAAATTGGACTCCACCACTCGCTTGGAAATGGGACTCACAAAGAGCACTGTACAGAGCACTGTTGGAATGGAATCTGGACGTGACAATCAGAGTCTAGGTTTGGAACTGGTTCCTACACAACCATCGTACAAGAGCGTGTCCAGTCATCCGTTCACTAGTTCCATTTTCCTCATTCAAGCCAACAGTAGCGAAATGAAAGCTGCACTGGCTGATTTTCGATCTCGAGCGGGTTACAAAGACGAAGCAAACACATTTCTTTTCAAAACAGCGGAAAAAGCCTCCAATTATCATCTCTATCTAGAAAATGTGTTCAGCAAATGTCGGGAATTTGAACTTGCAGCAGCGGCAATAGAAGAGTCCCCAGCCTCGTCCGAGACAGAGGTATCCATGGCAACTAGCGGAGGCCCAGAGGTTAAATCTAAGAGGGGTGTGTCTAAGTCGAAATCACGGAAATCAAAGGACCCGTTTAAAAAACTCATGCCTGGAAAAATTATTAAGAAATTTGTTAAAAAAGTTGTTAGGAAAGTTGATGCAATAGACGATGACTCACAGCAAATTATTACCGAGGAGGAAATATGTACTGACAGCGATATAGTGGTCGATGATATGGAAGCAGTATCGCAGAGTATACTGTTAGTATCAACAGATGAGAACGGTGTGACTGTGGCGGCAGATATCATGGACTTTTCGAGCACGGAAAGTGACGATGAAGATTTTATCAAGGAGCGTGCCACGCCTAAAAACGGTGACAAGAATCGTGATTCTGGAGGGAGCAGAAAATGGCCAGAAAAATTTGGAACTCTGGAAGATTTTGATCGCAGTTCTCGGGGAAATGCGGAGACGGAGGATGATTACCATGGCGACCTAAACTACGAG CAATTGGATTGTTTTGATCCAATCAAGCATCAAGGCATCTCCATTCTGTTCAGTAACACATCACATGATGGACTCAAGCATCAGGACCCCTGTGTGCCCCCCTG CGTCATTCCAATGTTCTACTACGGCCGTAACGACATATCTCTAGGAGAGTTCCTGCATCGATACTgcttcag GTCTTCCTATCACTGCCACGCTTGTGGTAGTGACATGGTGCAGCATCAACGTCATGTGATCCATGCACTGTCAGCAATCCACATCAACATGCAAAAACTGGTTTCCCCGTTGCCTGGCAACGACGACGGCGTCTATACTTGGCTGGCCTGCAAATTTTGTGACCAG TGCACTCCCTACACTAAGATGTCGAAGGACAGTCTTCTCTTCTCGTTTGCAaagtttctcgagttgaagtTCTATTCCGAGACGTATGGTACTCGTTACCAAGGCGACCAGAACTCGgcgtgtactcactctgtccACAAGGACTATGTACAATACTTCCTACACAAAGACAAACTGGCTGCTTTCCA gccGGACACGGTTGACATGCTGGATGTACTGGTTCCCCCGAGGACTATTCATATCACCACTCCTCGTCGGAGGTTCCACTTGGACTTCAAAACGGAAATAAAACAAGTCCAAAGAAT AGTGGAGGGTGTGTTCTATCGTATCGGACAGAAGCTGGAGCGGTACAGACTGGAACCAGTCGCTCACACCGTTGACGACCATATTGCCAACTCTAAG GCTGAGCGAGATGCactgaggtcaaaggtgaggcAGCTGAAGGATCTTGTTGTACTCGGGTGTCCGTTCCAATCGGGGGAGGAGGCAGGAAAAGACAACATGAAGATTGACCACGAGATGGAGGCTAGCATTATCGGTAACTTACAGGACAACATTGCAGACCTCAAGAGATGTATTGCAGACCTGGTGGACTGCTGGAACATAAA cCTGGAAGACATGGATAGTAAAGTGAGAGAGTATCGTCGCAAGATGAGAGAGAAAGACAGCATTCAGGGGGAGAGTTCTCGAGACAGCCCGGCCACTGCCACGCCcactagctccacccacagcaCACCCCTGCAGTCCATTATCCCCTCTACAGAGCCTTCAAG gagtaGTCAAGGCAACACGCCATATGGCACACCCCctggctccacccactctgacTCAGTGGACCTGAACACAGTATCTGCGTCCAACTTACTGGCTGTGGGAGGTAAGGATTCCCGTCCCCCCTCCCCTGACACTGGAGCTAAGGCTCACTCCAGAAACCTCTCCGATAGTGGTCTGCTACAATCTGAAG CCATGGACAAAACTCACAAGCGTCAGTTTTCTGACTCTGTGGGTCTTCAGATATCGAAAGACTCAGCGGGAGTCCTCTCTCCCATagagaccacacccctttaCAGCTCGGAGGGTGGTCTCAGTTCCATGGACGCGCCCACCACTCCCAGCGGTGGACCTAGCCTCAGCGAACTGACAGAAGAGGGAGAAATCCCTATCATTGAAGGGGAAACCCCTAGCAATGTTGGTGTTGCGGAGGAGCCTGGCGTGGATGTCCCTGTCAAAGAGGGGGAAATCCCCAACAAAGATGGGGAAGTCCCTAATGAAAAGCCAGGTGTTGAAGGAGATGTCAAACATGAAAA CAGTGCACCAAAAGAAGTTCCGACGCCCAAGCCGCAGTCGCAGGACATTGCCAAGTCAGCAGAGAGAGAGGAGGAGGTACAGACTGACAGTGCCGGAGGACTGCTAGCACGACTCAGAG GCAAAGAGACACAGGATTCCAAAGACGATCCCACAAAGTTCTACCTCCTCGATCCGTACGTCATCACTACAAATAGTCCGATGAGCAGCCGCTCTTCAACACAAGCTCCTAGTCACTCCACAAGCCCTAGTTATCCTGACCCACCACTGACGGTGAAGGCAAGCAAAAAACAGGTTGGATCTCAAAAGAGATCTAGTCTTGCTCAAACAGCCACAGAGAGTCACTCTGAAG GGAGAGGAGGCAGCGAAAAACGATTAAAGGATAAAGAAAGGACGGGGGTGCTCTCACGTCCGTTTCAACGTTTGCCGGCTCCATTCTCAAACACCGAGCATCACTCGATGCATAGCATTATCACTCTTCCGATGAGTATCTACGAGAAGGAACCGACATCCATTATCGCCTTTGCTTTGAGTTCCCGAGAATATTTACGCAAACTGAAACTGCTTCAGGAACGGACTGCTGTTAAATTGAGCGGAGCTTCAGCAAAGGTCACAGAGGTCAAACCAGCACCCACTGCCAGCCCTAAACC GAAACGACATACGAGTGACTCCGAGAAGGGGCCCCCGCCTGGTGCTAATGCAGCAAATATCAAGACAAACCTGAAAGCCGTCATAAACGAACTTAAGAAGAAGGGATCAGGTATCAGCCTCTTCTCTGGCTCAGCGTCAATTCAAACCTCACCTGAGGCACTAGAAACCATCCCAGATTTGTCCAAGAAGGCAGAACTCACGACCAGCTTGTCTGTGAAGTCATATGACCCGAGCATAGCGTCATCACGGTTGAGCGACCCGTCtacggagggggtggggcctAATATTGGACTAGGTGGAGCTGATGAAATGGACTCGGGGAAAACAACGTCACATGTCAGTTTAG AGTTCACTAGTCCTGACAAGTCGGCCAGTTTCTTCTGCAAGGTCTACTATGCCGAGGAGTTTAGAGAATTGAGGGAGCTCATCTTCCCCAGTGGAGaggagag TTTTATTCGTTCGCTGTCTCGTTGTATCAAATACGATGCTAAAGGAGGAAAGTCAAGATCAGCTTTCTGCAAAGTAGCAG ATGATAGATTCATTCTGAAGCAGGTCAAGTCAATAGAGATATCATCATTCGAGCTCTTTGCTCCTCACTACCTCAAGCACGTCACAAAGGCTCTGGAAGATAAG cgacctttgaccttggcCAAGATCCTCGGTGCGTACAGTATTGGGTTCCGCAACTCTCGTACCGGTTCCTCAAAGCGATTGGACGTTCTAGTGATGGAGAACCTTCTGTACGAGCACAGCACCAACAAGGTATTCGATTTGAAGGGCTCCATGAGAAGTCGATTCATTGATCCGTCTAAAGAGAGCAGTGGGGACGTACTGTTGGATGAGAACTACCTTCAAT CGATTTGCTGCAACCCAGTGTACGTGTACCCCCACTCCAAGTGCGTACTGATGCAGGCCATACTAGCCGACACTGAGTTCCTGGCACAGAATGCCATCATGGACTACTCTCTACTCACTTGCATCGATGACTCCACAGGAGAACTTGTCGTTGGAATTATTG ACTATATCCGTACCTTTACGCTGGATAAGAGGGTGGAAATGTTCCTCAAGAAGACAGCTGGGAAGACGCTACCAACTGTTGTGTACCCTGAACTCTATCGTAAGAGATTCTGCGAGGCAATGGACAAATATTTCACTGTAGTGCCTGATAAATGGACAGGGCTAGGTGCAGACGTCAAGTACTAG